The proteins below are encoded in one region of Pirellulales bacterium:
- a CDS encoding response regulator transcription factor → MKHSGGEQPALCTVMVADDQLMVAEGLARLLAAVEGCQIKLVTSDVLRLMSAAEDEPPGLVVIDTAMAQSLRVARALATRCPRTKVILLDEFRLEAHLQRAIDCGAAGYLTKCDAPADLTAAVRKVLTGALAFPGPLPIPPPLPPGAPNTETMKGNGPHGLSLLTRRELEVLTRLAEGLKVRDVARSLGISANTVENHKAHVMRKLGLHKNVELARFAIRHGLVSDD, encoded by the coding sequence ATGAAACATTCAGGTGGCGAGCAGCCAGCCCTCTGCACCGTAATGGTGGCGGATGACCAGTTGATGGTGGCTGAGGGACTGGCTCGATTGCTCGCAGCGGTCGAAGGTTGCCAGATCAAACTGGTGACCAGCGACGTGCTGCGGCTAATGTCCGCGGCTGAGGATGAACCACCGGGGCTCGTTGTCATTGATACGGCGATGGCACAGTCGCTTCGCGTTGCACGGGCGCTCGCGACGCGGTGCCCCAGAACCAAGGTCATTCTGCTTGATGAATTTCGTCTCGAAGCGCATCTGCAACGGGCCATCGACTGCGGCGCAGCGGGCTACTTGACGAAGTGCGATGCGCCGGCTGACCTGACGGCGGCAGTTCGCAAAGTGCTGACTGGCGCTCTAGCGTTTCCTGGGCCCCTTCCTATACCGCCGCCACTGCCCCCGGGCGCCCCTAACACAGAGACCATGAAGGGAAATGGCCCGCACGGACTTTCGCTGCTGACACGGCGCGAATTGGAAGTACTGACACGCCTGGCCGAAGGACTGAAAGTTCGCGACGTAGCTCGCTCCTTGGGAATCAGCGCCAACACGGTTGAAAACCACAAAGCCCACGTGATGCGAAAACTCGGCCTGCACAAAAATGTCGAACTGGCGCGGTTCGCCATCCGGCATGGGCTCGTCTCGGACGATTAG
- the nadA gene encoding quinolinate synthase NadA, with protein MSVLTDSRTQPQFELQPYKSLENDALHKRIQSVRDALGKRLLILGHHYQQDEVIALSDLRGDSYQLSRMAADSRDCRAIAFCGVHFMAETADVLANRPERLAERHGERVTVILPDMAAGCSMADMAMIDQVENCWSDLGEVLDTKDITPVTYVNSAASLKAFCGRHGGIVCTSSNAAAVLEWAFERTRRVLFFPDQHLGRNTALRMGIGIEEMPVWNPHAESFGGNTEETLRNSRVVLWQGHCSVHQMFRAEHIDQFRARHPGIKILVHPECTREVVDNADISGSTGKIIREVETASPGTCWAIGTELHLVNRLKQEHPEQEIHFLSPVVCMCATMYRIDLAHLCWSLENLAAGTPVNIVEVDAETSRWALVALERMLEVK; from the coding sequence ATGAGCGTTTTGACCGATTCGCGGACGCAACCGCAGTTTGAGCTGCAGCCGTACAAGTCGCTCGAAAATGACGCGCTGCACAAACGTATTCAGTCCGTGCGCGACGCGCTCGGCAAGCGACTGCTGATTCTCGGTCATCATTATCAGCAAGACGAAGTCATCGCGCTCTCGGACTTGCGCGGGGACAGCTACCAACTGAGCCGCATGGCGGCCGACAGCCGCGATTGTCGGGCGATCGCTTTTTGCGGCGTGCATTTCATGGCCGAGACGGCCGACGTTCTGGCAAATCGCCCTGAGCGGCTCGCGGAACGTCACGGCGAACGTGTGACGGTCATTCTGCCCGACATGGCCGCCGGCTGCTCGATGGCGGACATGGCGATGATCGACCAGGTCGAGAATTGCTGGAGCGATCTTGGCGAGGTGCTCGACACCAAGGACATCACGCCGGTGACGTATGTGAATTCCGCGGCCAGCCTGAAAGCATTTTGTGGTCGTCACGGTGGTATCGTCTGCACATCCAGCAACGCGGCCGCCGTGCTCGAGTGGGCTTTCGAACGCACGCGCCGCGTATTGTTCTTTCCGGACCAGCATCTGGGGCGCAACACGGCGTTACGCATGGGAATTGGTATCGAAGAGATGCCGGTTTGGAATCCTCACGCCGAGTCATTCGGCGGCAACACAGAAGAGACGTTGCGGAATTCGCGCGTCGTGCTGTGGCAAGGACATTGCAGCGTCCATCAGATGTTTCGAGCCGAGCACATCGATCAATTTCGCGCCCGGCACCCCGGCATAAAAATCCTGGTCCACCCCGAATGTACGCGCGAGGTGGTCGACAACGCCGACATTAGCGGATCGACGGGCAAGATCATTCGCGAAGTAGAAACGGCCTCGCCCGGTACCTGCTGGGCGATTGGCACCGAATTGCACCTGGTCAACCGCTTGAAACAAGAGCATCCCGAGCAAGAGATTCACTTTCTCTCGCCGGTGGTTTGCATGTGCGCCACGATGTATCGCATCGACCTGGCGCATTTGTGCTGGAGCCTGGAGAATTTGGCCGCGGGCACGCCGGTCAACATCGTGGAAGTCGACGCGGAGACATCGCGATGGGCGCTGGTGGCGCTTGAGCGAATGCTCGAAGTGAAATGA
- the prfB gene encoding peptide chain release factor 2 (programmed frameshift), which yields MNKELSDRAKGIRQRVTQLRDSLDFDTRQKRATAIEAQMSEAGFWDKPESAQATVAELKAVSTIVKPLKELIKSVADLDVMLELADEDDGLAAEIAPQLDRLEGVLEDLELKALLNGPHDPNNAILSINARDGGTDANDWAEMLLRMYLHWAEDNGYEVELLDRQDNEQAGINNASVMVRGPMAYGYLKGETGMHRLVRISPFNAEGKRQTSFAAVDVSPEVPESAEIEINDEDVREDVFRASGAGGQHVNKTSSAIRLTHMPSGVVVQCQQERSQHKNRALAQKMLRARLARLEEEKREAEQAAKYQNQAKTGFGSQIRNYFLHPDQRVKDSRTGYAIGNFQSVMDGKIQPFLDAFLRWRAGQPIEEAGEDS from the exons GTGAATAAGGAGCTTTCCGATCGCGCCAAGGGCATCCGCCAAAGGGTTACTCAACTACGAGACTCTCTT GACTTTGACACCCGCCAAAAGCGCGCCACCGCCATCGAAGCGCAAATGAGCGAGGCCGGCTTCTGGGACAAACCAGAATCCGCGCAAGCAACCGTCGCCGAGCTCAAGGCCGTATCGACGATCGTCAAGCCGCTCAAGGAGCTGATCAAGTCGGTCGCCGACCTGGACGTCATGCTCGAGCTTGCTGATGAGGATGACGGTCTCGCGGCCGAGATCGCGCCGCAATTGGATAGGCTGGAAGGAGTGCTTGAGGATCTCGAGCTCAAAGCCCTGCTCAACGGTCCGCACGATCCGAACAACGCCATCCTTTCGATCAACGCCCGCGACGGCGGCACCGATGCCAACGACTGGGCCGAGATGCTGCTGCGCATGTATCTGCACTGGGCCGAAGACAATGGTTACGAGGTCGAGCTATTGGATCGGCAGGACAATGAGCAGGCCGGCATTAACAACGCGTCGGTCATGGTCCGTGGTCCGATGGCCTACGGCTACCTAAAGGGCGAAACTGGCATGCACCGGCTGGTGCGCATCAGCCCGTTTAATGCTGAAGGAAAGCGGCAGACCAGTTTCGCCGCCGTGGACGTCTCGCCCGAGGTGCCCGAGTCGGCCGAGATCGAAATTAACGACGAGGACGTGCGCGAAGACGTTTTCCGCGCCAGTGGCGCTGGCGGGCAGCACGTCAATAAAACGTCGAGTGCCATCCGCCTGACCCACATGCCGAGCGGTGTGGTCGTCCAGTGTCAGCAGGAACGCAGTCAACATAAGAACCGCGCTCTCGCGCAGAAGATGTTGCGAGCCAGGCTGGCACGCCTCGAAGAAGAGAAACGCGAGGCCGAGCAAGCCGCTAAGTACCAAAATCAGGCCAAGACCGGTTTCGGTTCCCAGATCCGCAACTACTTCCTGCACCCGGATCAACGTGTCAAGGATTCTCGCACTGGCTACGCAATCGGCAACTTCCAGAGCGTGATGGATGGCAAGATCCAGCCCTTCCTCGACGCGTTTCTTCGCTGGCGCGCCGGCCAACCGATCGAGGAAGCCGGTGAAGATTCCTGA